Below is a genomic region from Echinicola rosea.
CAGTGGTCGTCGCCATTTGACCCCTAACGACTGTATGGCAAAATCGCCTTTTTTGCCCAGCCATTCGATCGCCACAAACAAGGCTACCAAAGCCAAGATCCTCACCGGAAACACTTCTGGTTTTACCAAAAGGGAAGTCGAAAACATGTTGGCTATATAATCTACTGCCATGCTTACACTTTCCGCCCTGAAAAACACCCAAGCCAAGCATGTGACACCAAAGGTCAATATCACCTGACTGGCTTCCTGCAAGGTGGGAAACAATTTGCCCTGGGCCACCTGATCCATATGGGTTCTGTTTTTTCCTGCCAACATCAAGGGCAGAAAATAAAGGGCATTCAAAGCACCCCAGATCACAAATGTCCAATTGGCACCATGCCAAAATCCGCTGACCAAAAAGATGATGAAGGTATTTCTGATTTTCATCCACAGCCCGCCCCGGCTTCCCCCAAGTGGGATGTAAAGGTAGTCCCTAAACCAAGTGGACAGTGAAATATGCCACCGACGCCAGAATTCGGCAATGTCCCTCGAAAAATATGGGAAAGCGAAATTTTTCATCAAATCAAAACCAAACAGCCGGGAAACACCAATGGCAATGTCCGAGTATCCAGAAAAATCCCCATAAATCTGAAAGGCAAAAAGCACCGCTCCCAAAACAAGGGTACTCGCTGAGTATTCTTCATAATTTTGGAAAATCACATTGACGTACTCCGCACAATTATCAGCAATGACCACCTTCTTGAAAAAGCCCCATAAAATCTGTTTAGTGCCATCCGCAGCCAGTGAATACTCAAACCTTCTACGCTTATAAAATTGGGGAAGTAAATGCGTGGCCCGCTCTATTGGCCCTGCTACCAGCTGTGGAAAAAAA
It encodes:
- a CDS encoding MBOAT family O-acyltransferase; this encodes MLFNSLDFAVFLPLVFFCYWFVFQKSIKQQNTLLLVASYVFYGWWDWRFLTLILFSTVLDYLIGQGMGRTENETRRKWLLACSIAVNLGFLGFFKYFNFFAESFTEMFSFFGRSIHPRAISIVLPVGISFYTFQTLSYSIDVFKRKLEPAKDFVSFATFVSFFPQLVAGPIERATHLLPQFYKRRRFEYSLAADGTKQILWGFFKKVVIADNCAEYVNVIFQNYEEYSASTLVLGAVLFAFQIYGDFSGYSDIAIGVSRLFGFDLMKNFAFPYFSRDIAEFWRRWHISLSTWFRDYLYIPLGGSRGGLWMKIRNTFIIFLVSGFWHGANWTFVIWGALNALYFLPLMLAGKNRTHMDQVAQGKLFPTLQEASQVILTFGVTCLAWVFFRAESVSMAVDYIANMFSTSLLVKPEVFPVRILALVALFVAIEWLGKKGDFAIQSLGVKWRRPLRYGMYYSVFVLIYFAGNYTDEIEFIYFQF